The stretch of DNA GTCGCTCTCCGGCGGCCAGCAGGCCCGCTTCCAGATCCTGCTGCTGCAGCTCTCCGGGGCCACGCTGCTGCTCCTCGATGAGCCGACCGACAACCTGGACCTGCACTCGGCCGAGGCGCTGGAACGCGCCATCGACCACTTCGAGGGCACCGTTCTCGCCGTCACGCACGACCGCTGGTTCGCCCGCACCTTTGACCGCTTCCTCGTCTTCGGCTCGGACGGCAAGGTCTATGAGTCGGCCGAGCCGGTCTGGGATGAAAAACGAGTGGAGCGCGCACGCTAGTGGTGGAAAGCAGTGATCGTATGGCTCAAACCGCAACGGCGCCGCAGCTCAAGGCCGCGTCCGCCGCCACTTTCGTGGTCTTCGGCATCAACGGACTGGTTTTCGCCAGCTGGGCCGCCCGCATCCCGGCAGTCACTGCCACCCTGCAGATCACTTCGGGACAGATGGGGACACTGCTGCTGTGCGTGGCAGTCGGTTCCCTCATTGCCCTGCCGACGGCGGGACATGTCGTGGGCAGGATCGGCACGTCCAACACCATCCGGGCGGCAGGCCTCCTGGCCGCGGCTGCCGGCGCGGGAATCGCGCTGTCGTTGGGCGTCGAAACCGTTCCGGGCACAGCATTGTCGCTCTTCTTCTTCGGCATTGGCATCGGGTTGTGGGATGTATCGCAGAACATCGAAGGGGCCGCCGTCGAGCATAAGCTCGGCCGCACCGTCATGCCGCAGTTCCACGCCGCCTTCAGCGGCGGTGCCTTCATTGGCGCCCTGATCGGCGCCGGACTGTCAACGGTCGGCGTCGGGCTGCCGGTCCACCTGCTGGTGATCGTTGCGGTCGTTGCGGCGACGGCATTGTGGGTGCCGCGCTACTTCCTGCCGTTCGAACCGGTGGCTGCCCGGCCCGCGGGAGAGACCGGCCTTCCCCGCGGGCCGCGCGCCTGGCGTGATGGCCGCACCCTGCTGGTCGGCGTCGTGGTTCTCGGCGCAACGCTCACCGAGGGCGGGGGAAACGACTGGATCGCGAAAGCCGCCGTGGACGGTCTGCGCACCGAGGAGTCCACGGGGGCCCTGCTGTTTGCCGTCTTTGTCCTGGCCATGACGGCCATGCGCTTCTTCGGCGGACGGGCGATCGATGCCTACGGCCGGGTGGCTGTGCTCAGGGCCAGCATGGCTGCTGCCGCGCTCGGGCTGGGCCTCTTCGTTCTTGCCGGCGACCTCTGGCTCGCGACCGCGGGCGCTGCACTCTGGGGAATCGGGGCTGCCCTGGCGTTCCCGGTGGGCATGTCCGCGGCCGCCGATGATCCCCAGCACGCGGCCGCCCGGGTCTCGGTCGTCTCGACCCTGGGTTACATAGCCTTCCTCGCCGGCCCGCCGCTGCTGGGTTACCTGGGCGACGTGACCGGCATCAGGATGGCCCTGCTGGTGATCGTGGTTCCGATTCTGGTGGCCCTCCTGCTCGCCGGCGCCGCGAAGCCCCTCCGCACCAGGTGACGCCCTACTAGCTGAGCGCCGCCGCAGTATGGTGGTCCAATGCGAAGCGTGCTGAGGAAAGCGCCCGGACGGCTGGCGGGGCTCGACCGGAAACTGGTGCGCGCCGTCTCCGCGTTTCCGGGAGGAAGCCATGATGATTTCTTCCGTCGGTTGTCCGCCGCGGCAACCAAGGGAAAGCTCTGGTTCGGCATCGCGGCCCTGATGGCCCTGGTGCCGGGAAGGACCCGGCGGGCGGCCCTTCACGGGTTGCTGGCGCAAGGCGTGGCATCCGCCATCACGAACCTGGGCTTCAAGACCCTCCTGCCGCGGGCACGTCCCCTTCCGGAACATCTCCCGGTCTACCGGTTTGTCCACCCGCAGCCGACGAGCTCCTCCATGCCCTCCGGCCATTCGGCCTCGGCCGTGGCCTTCGCCCTCGGTGTGGGGCTGGTCCGCCCGGCTGTGGGTGCTGCGCTGGCTCCCGTCGCGGCCGGCGTGGCCTACTCCCGGGTCCACACCGGGGCCCACTGGCCCTCGGATGTCGTTTTCGGCTCCGCCCTCGGTGCCGCCGCTGCCCTTGCCACCCGTAAGTGGTGGCCTGTCCGGCCACCCTTCCCCGAGGTCCGGCGGACCGCTGTCAGCGCCGCCAAACTCCCCGACGGCGAAGGGCTGGGAATCGCGGTCAACACCCTGGGCGGGTCCTATGCCGCGGAGACGGCCGCGGCCCTGCAGAAAGTATTCCCCAAAGCGTATATAAAGTTGATTCCGCCCGGCGCGGATATCGCGGAGGCGGTTGCCGCTGTGGCCACCAGGGCCGGAGTCCGTGCGCTGGGCGTCTGGGGAGGCGACGGAACCGTCGGCACCGCCGCCGCGACCGCCGTCGAACATTCCCTGCCACTGCTGGTCCTGCCCGGCGGAACGCTCAACCATTTCGCGCGTGACGCCGGAATCCCGAATCTGAAGGCTGCCGTCAAAGCGGCAACCCTTGGGGAGGCGGCCCGGGCGGACCTCGGGCTCGTTGCCGTCGAGAGGGGACTTCCGGACAGCCCCGAGGTGCAGCGCCTGACCATGCTCAACACCGCCAGCATCGGGCTGTACCCCAACCTTGTCCGGCGCCGGGAACTGCTCCAGGCGGCCCTGGGCAAACCCCTGGCCGGTGTGGTTGCCATGTTCCGGACCTTCGCCGCGGGAACGCCGTCCAGCCTCACCGTCGACGGTGCACGGCACAAGCTGTGGATCCTTTACATCGGCCGCGGGCGGTACTACCCCCGCGACCATGCCCCGCTGGTCCGCCCCGTCCTGGACGACGGGGTCTTTGACCTCAGGATGATTACCGCGGACGAGTCGTTTGCCCGGCTCCGGCTTCTCTGGTCCGTGCTGACGGGGACGGTGGCAACTTCGGGGATCACGCACCTGAGTGAAAGCAGGAGCATCCGGGTGGAACCGGGCGACACCAGCATGGTCCTGGCGGTGGACGGAGAAGTGATGCCCGGTGTGCGCGCCGTCGACTTCTCCGTCCTGCCCGGTGCCCTCACCTACTACTCGCCTGCACCCTGAGCAGCCGCCGTCATCCTGACGGACTACCCTGGACCGACCCTGAATCATCCCTGAGACCGGCGAAAACGGCCAGCGGCCTCGGTAGCGTGGTGTCTGCACCAAGCCCACCGCAACCAAAGGAACGCTTCCATGATCGAAGCACGAGGCCTGACGAAGGTTTACGGCGACAAGACCGCCGTCGCCGGCGTTAATTTCACTGTGGAAGCCGGCCGGGTCACCGGTTTCCTGGGTCCCAACGGGGCCGGCAAGTCCACCACCATGCGGATGATCATGGGACTGGACCGGCCGACGTCGGGCACCGTAACAGTCAACGGGATCCCGTTCGCGCGCCATGCCTCGCCGTTGCGCGACGTCGGAGCCCTGCTGGACGCCAAAGCCGTCCACACCAGCCGTTCGGCCTACAACCACCTCCTGGCAATGGCCGCCACGCACAGCATCACCAGGAAGCGCGTGCACGAGGTCATCGAAATGACCGGCCTGGCCGACGTTGCGAAGAAAAAGGTCAAGGGCTTCTCGCTGGGCATGGGCCAGCGGCTCGGCATCGCCGCAGCGCTCCTCGGCGACCCGCAGACGATCATCCTGGACGAGCCGGTCAACGGCCTGGACCCGGAAGGTGTCCTCTGGGTGCGGAACCTCGTGAAGTACCTGGCGTCCGAGGGCCGCACGGTGTTCCTGTCCAGCCACCTGATGAGCGAAATGGCAGTCACTGCGGACCACCTGATCGTGATCGGCCGGGGCCGGATCATTGCCGACGCCCCGATCCAGGAGATCATCAACGGCAAGGGCCAGAGCCGCACGCGCGTCCGCAGCGACCAGCCGGACCAGCTCATGCGCCTGTTCGCCGGAGCCGGTGTCACCGTGGAGCAACAGGAGAACGAACTGCTCGAGGTCACCGGCCTCGACCCGCGGCAGATAGCCCGGATCGCCCTGGACGGCCAGGTCCTCGTCTACGAGCTCACTCCGCTGCAGGCCAGCCTCGAGGAGGCCTACATGGAGCTCACCAAGGATGACGTCGAATACCACTCGCTGATCACCACGGGCGCCGACGCCCCCGTCCAGTCCGGAGGCAACCAGCCATGAGCTCAACCACCCTTAAGTCCGAAGCCTCCGTCCGTGGCGCCCGCACCGGCAACGGCACCAGCCCCGGCCCCGGACCGTCCTTCCTCCGGGTCCTGAACTCCGAATTCATCAAGTTCCGGACCCTGCTGTCCACTTTGATCCTGCTCGGCTCCACGGTCCTGGTGGTGGTGGGCTTCGGTGCCCTCTCCGCATGGGGCACCGGACAGTTCTCGGAGGCCGCCTCGAGGGATCCCCGCGCGGCCGCCGCCTTCGCCGCCCAGGGCGGGGATCTCGCCGTGGGCGTCCCCACCTCCGGCATCGCCTTTGCCCAGCTGATCCTTGGCTCGCTCGCCGTGCTGTTGATGAGCTCGGAGTTCACCACCGGCATGGCCCGCTCCACCTTTGCCGCCGTGCCGCGGCGGATCCCCGCGTTTGCCGCCAAGCTCCTCGTCGTCATGGTGACCGCCTTCGTCCTGACCGCGGTTTCCGTCCTCCTGGCGGGCCTCGTGTCGCTGCCCATCCTGGACAATTACGATCTCAAGCTTGATGTGGCCAGCTCCCAGTCGGTCAAACTGCTGCTGGTCAACAGCCTCTATGTGGCAGCCGTGGCCGCGATCGGCATGGCTCTCGGTTCGCTGATCCGCAACTCCGCCGGCGGCATCATGAGCCTGGTGGGGCTGTTCTTCGTGGCACCGATCGCTTTCCAACTGATCCCAGGGGACTTCTTCGTGGAGGCCCGGAAGTACCTTCCCGGCAGCACCGTTGAACCGATGACCGCCGTCGAGCACGTCCCTAAAGCGCTCGAGGCCTGGCAGGCGGCCCTGGTGCTGGGCGCCTGGGTGGTCATCCCGCTGCTTCTTGCCGCGTTCCTGCTGAAAAAGCGGGATGTCTAGGGCCGCCCGCCCGGCCACCGTCTAGGCTCGGGGAATGATCGATCCAGCCTCTGTGAAGGACGCACCAGCCAGCCAGGCTGATGCGTCCTTCGCCGAAATTACCGCGCGGCGGCGCGGCCGGCTCCGGCGCTACCTGTTCCAGCACCCTCGCGTCATGGACGCCGTCGTGGTGCTTTGCTATCTGATCCTCGTGACGCCGGCCGCGGTGGAATCTGTCCGGGCCGGTGCCTGGCCGGTCGCCGTGCTGCTCACGGTGGCTGCCGGAGTCTTGCTCCTCCGGCGGGCCTATCCTGTGCCGGTGGCGGCCATCGTGGCGGTGATCGAAATAGCGATCACCCTGATGCACCCCTGGGGATCCAACGTTTCCGCGGGGCTGTGGTTTTCGCTCTACGCGGTCGCTGCGGTGCGCACCCGGCGCTCCGCCGTCATCACGCTTGCGGCCGTCACAGCTCCGCTGGCGCTGATGTACTTCGTCCTCGCGGTGGGTCCTCTCGACGGCCGGCTGCCGGACACCGTGAGAACCACGCCCGAGAACTTCCAGCTCATGGCCGGCATCGCCGCGGGGATCAGCATCACGCTGTCCAACGTCATTGCCACCGGCATCGGAATTTCGGTCCGGCAGCGCCGGGAGCACGAGCACGAGATTGCGGCCTGGGCCGAGAGGTCCGCGCAGCTCGGTTCGGCCAGGGAACGCAACCGGATCGCCCGGGAAATGCACGACGTCGTGGCGCATTCGCTCACGGTGATGGTCAGCCTCTCGGACGGGGCCGCCGTCGTGGTCAAGAAGGACCCGGGGCGGGCCGGCGAGGTGCTGGGCGAACTCTCGCGCACCGGACGCAGCGCGCTGGCGGACATGCGGCGCGTGCTGGGTGTGCTGCGCGACGACTCTGCCGTCGGTGCCCCGCGGGAGCCGCTGGTGGACGGTGAGAACCTGGCCAAGCTGCTGGAGGGCTTCCGCACGGCGGGCCTGCCGCTGCACTATACGCACACGGGTCCCTCGCTGCCGGAGGACGCGGCGTTCCAGCTCGCCGTATACCGGATCGTGCAGGAATCTTTGACGAACGTGTTGCGCTACGGCCGTGCGCTGGGGCGCGTGGAGGTGAACGTTGTGCGCGACGGCGGCCAGGTCATGATCGACGTCTACGACGACGGCAAGGGCACCATGGAGACCGCGGCGTTCCTGGGCAGCGGCCAGGGGCTGGCCGGGATGCGCGAACGTGCCCGCATCTACGGAGGCACCGTGGAGGCGGGCCCCACCCCGGATGGCGGATGGCGTATGCGGGCAGTCCTGAACTGCAACGGGGGAATCGGAAATTGACGCAGGGGGAACTGATGAGCGAATCCGAAGCGATCCGCGTACTGCTAGTGGATGACCAGCCGCTGCTCCGGATGGGCTTCCGGCTGATCCTGGAGGGCGAGGACGACCTCGGCATTGTGGGCGAAGCGTCCGACGGCGCCGAAGCTGTGCGCCGGGTCCGGGAGCTGGACCCCGACGTCGTGCTGATGGACGTGCGGATGCCCGTCCTGGACGGGATCGAGGCGACGCGTGCCATCACCGCC from Arthrobacter sp. B3I9 encodes:
- a CDS encoding MFS transporter, which gives rise to MAQTATAPQLKAASAATFVVFGINGLVFASWAARIPAVTATLQITSGQMGTLLLCVAVGSLIALPTAGHVVGRIGTSNTIRAAGLLAAAAGAGIALSLGVETVPGTALSLFFFGIGIGLWDVSQNIEGAAVEHKLGRTVMPQFHAAFSGGAFIGALIGAGLSTVGVGLPVHLLVIVAVVAATALWVPRYFLPFEPVAARPAGETGLPRGPRAWRDGRTLLVGVVVLGATLTEGGGNDWIAKAAVDGLRTEESTGALLFAVFVLAMTAMRFFGGRAIDAYGRVAVLRASMAAAALGLGLFVLAGDLWLATAGAALWGIGAALAFPVGMSAAADDPQHAAARVSVVSTLGYIAFLAGPPLLGYLGDVTGIRMALLVIVVPILVALLLAGAAKPLRTR
- a CDS encoding bifunctional phosphatase PAP2/diacylglycerol kinase family protein, which codes for MRSVLRKAPGRLAGLDRKLVRAVSAFPGGSHDDFFRRLSAAATKGKLWFGIAALMALVPGRTRRAALHGLLAQGVASAITNLGFKTLLPRARPLPEHLPVYRFVHPQPTSSSMPSGHSASAVAFALGVGLVRPAVGAALAPVAAGVAYSRVHTGAHWPSDVVFGSALGAAAALATRKWWPVRPPFPEVRRTAVSAAKLPDGEGLGIAVNTLGGSYAAETAAALQKVFPKAYIKLIPPGADIAEAVAAVATRAGVRALGVWGGDGTVGTAAATAVEHSLPLLVLPGGTLNHFARDAGIPNLKAAVKAATLGEAARADLGLVAVERGLPDSPEVQRLTMLNTASIGLYPNLVRRRELLQAALGKPLAGVVAMFRTFAAGTPSSLTVDGARHKLWILYIGRGRYYPRDHAPLVRPVLDDGVFDLRMITADESFARLRLLWSVLTGTVATSGITHLSESRSIRVEPGDTSMVLAVDGEVMPGVRAVDFSVLPGALTYYSPAP
- a CDS encoding ABC transporter ATP-binding protein, yielding MIEARGLTKVYGDKTAVAGVNFTVEAGRVTGFLGPNGAGKSTTMRMIMGLDRPTSGTVTVNGIPFARHASPLRDVGALLDAKAVHTSRSAYNHLLAMAATHSITRKRVHEVIEMTGLADVAKKKVKGFSLGMGQRLGIAAALLGDPQTIILDEPVNGLDPEGVLWVRNLVKYLASEGRTVFLSSHLMSEMAVTADHLIVIGRGRIIADAPIQEIINGKGQSRTRVRSDQPDQLMRLFAGAGVTVEQQENELLEVTGLDPRQIARIALDGQVLVYELTPLQASLEEAYMELTKDDVEYHSLITTGADAPVQSGGNQP
- a CDS encoding ABC transporter permease, translating into MSSTTLKSEASVRGARTGNGTSPGPGPSFLRVLNSEFIKFRTLLSTLILLGSTVLVVVGFGALSAWGTGQFSEAASRDPRAAAAFAAQGGDLAVGVPTSGIAFAQLILGSLAVLLMSSEFTTGMARSTFAAVPRRIPAFAAKLLVVMVTAFVLTAVSVLLAGLVSLPILDNYDLKLDVASSQSVKLLLVNSLYVAAVAAIGMALGSLIRNSAGGIMSLVGLFFVAPIAFQLIPGDFFVEARKYLPGSTVEPMTAVEHVPKALEAWQAALVLGAWVVIPLLLAAFLLKKRDV
- a CDS encoding sensor histidine kinase, coding for MIDPASVKDAPASQADASFAEITARRRGRLRRYLFQHPRVMDAVVVLCYLILVTPAAVESVRAGAWPVAVLLTVAAGVLLLRRAYPVPVAAIVAVIEIAITLMHPWGSNVSAGLWFSLYAVAAVRTRRSAVITLAAVTAPLALMYFVLAVGPLDGRLPDTVRTTPENFQLMAGIAAGISITLSNVIATGIGISVRQRREHEHEIAAWAERSAQLGSARERNRIAREMHDVVAHSLTVMVSLSDGAAVVVKKDPGRAGEVLGELSRTGRSALADMRRVLGVLRDDSAVGAPREPLVDGENLAKLLEGFRTAGLPLHYTHTGPSLPEDAAFQLAVYRIVQESLTNVLRYGRALGRVEVNVVRDGGQVMIDVYDDGKGTMETAAFLGSGQGLAGMRERARIYGGTVEAGPTPDGGWRMRAVLNCNGGIGN